In the genome of Luteitalea pratensis, the window GTCCGGCGTTCCAGCCGGCAACAAGGCCTGGGCCGGCTCGCGTTCGAGAATCGCGGCCAGGGTGTCAGCGACGGTATCGGCGGCGAAGGGCGCGCGGCCGGTGAGCATTTCGAAGCACACGCAGCCGAACGACCAGATGTCTGTCCGGCTGTCGACCGGCTGGCCCCGCGCCTGCTCCGGGCTCATGTAGGACGGCGTGCCGAGCATGGTCCGCTCGTCGATGCCGGTTCCGGTCAGGTTCGGCGATATCGCGAGGTCGGCATGCGGGGCGCCTTCCCACACTTTCGCCAGACCGAAGTCGAGCACCTTGACCACGCCGTTACCAGTGACCTTGATATTCGCCGGCTTGATGTCGCGATGAACAATCCCCTTCTCGTGCGCGGCTTCGAGGGCTTGAGCGATTTGACGCGCGATGGTCATCGCCTCATCGATCCGCAGCGGTCCACGCGCGATCCGGTCCGCGAGCGTCGGCCCGTCGACCAGTTCCAGCACGAGCGCCTGCCTCCCGCTCAGCGCTGCTCCTGTCGCGCCTCGACACTGGTCCGGGCACTGTTCGATGCCGAAGATAGCGGCGATGTTGGGGTGATTGAGTGTCGCGAGCACCTGGGCCTCGCGTGCGAATCGTGCCAGCCGCTCCGGGTCGAGTGCGAATCGTTCGGGCAGTACCTTCAGCGCGACATCGCGTCTGAGGTTCGTGTCGCGCGCCCGGTACACTTCGCCCATCCCGCCGGCACCCAGGAGGCTGACGATGTCGTACGGACCGACGCGGACACCTGGAGTGAGGACCGTAGGAGACGTCGCGTGGTCGGTCGCCCGCGGTTGGACAGCGAACGGATCGTCAAGTACGGACGCATGGGCCGCGGGGAGACGATCGAGGAAGCTGCCCTCCAGGGCATCCGACGCCAGGAGCGACTCGACTTCGCGACACAGCGCCTCATCGTCGCCGGTCTCGGCGACCAACATGGCGTGGCGCTGGTCGATCGGCCATTGCACAGCCGCCTCGAACAGCGCCTTCACGCGCGGCCATGAACTGTCGGTCACGGGTGGGGTTCGGAACCGAGTTCGCGCCGGAGCCAGGCTCTCGCGGTGCGCCAATCGCGACTGACAGTCGATGGGGACACCGCGAGGACATGGGCCGCTTCGTCGATCGTGAGCCCGCCGAACGCGCGAAGCTCGACGATCCTGGCCAGAGAGGCGTCGACCTGCTCCAGGCGTTCGAGTGCCTGATCCAAGGCAAGGATCGGGATCTCGTTTGGCGCGGCGGCGTCCTTCGCTTCGTCGATGGACACACACCGCACGCCGTCGCCTCGCTTGATGGCGTCGTGACGGCGGGCGTGGTCGACCAGGACCCGGCGCATCACCTGCGCCGCGACGCCGAAGAAGTGCGCTCGATTCTGCCAATCGACCTGGCGTTGGTCGACGAGCCGGATGTACACCTCATGGACGAGCGCCGTCGGCTGCAAGGTGTGGTCAGGGCGTTCGCGTCG includes:
- a CDS encoding sigma-70 family RNA polymerase sigma factor, with amino-acid sequence MASSPDITALLGDWSRGDRTALNQLLSLVYAELRRAAARQLRRERPDHTLQPTALVHEVYIRLVDQRQVDWQNRAHFFGVAAQVMRRVLVDHARRHDAIKRGDGVRCVSIDEAKDAAAPNEIPILALDQALERLEQVDASLARIVELRAFGGLTIDEAAHVLAVSPSTVSRDWRTARAWLRRELGSEPHP